One part of the Xiphophorus maculatus strain JP 163 A chromosome 1, X_maculatus-5.0-male, whole genome shotgun sequence genome encodes these proteins:
- the LOC102236059 gene encoding homeodomain-interacting protein kinase 1-like isoform X2 — MSDWRRCARSTNPDMSSQLQVFSSPSVSSSAYSRPKRLKVENPTWDVSNRLADSGYYQQSPSQAAAPSTSGSNLDLVYNSNQVHPPTAGSREQTVVRAADSTGSVRGPASSSSSSSSTSSSRHIKDAGSSSQHCELYQKQYSLKRKSEEVDSSDSVQILEELSAPVASNRTGGGGGTTTAQSIAHSTSTTKSSNSHSEGDYQLVQHEILCSMSNSYEVLEFLGRGTFGQVAKCWKRGTNEIVAIKILKNHPSYARQGQIEVSILSRLSTENADEFNFVRSYECFQHKNHTCLVFEMLEQNLYDFLKHSKFSPLMLKCIRPILQQVATALMKLKSLGLIHADLKPENIMLVDPLRQPYRVKVIDFGSASHVSKAVCSTYLQSRYYRAPEIILGLPFCEAIDMWSLGCVIAELFLGWPLYPGASEYDQIRYISQTQGLPAEYLLSAGTKTSRFFNRGPDASYPLWRLKTPAEHEAEMGIKSKEARKYIFNCLDDMMQVNMTSLEGTDILAEKADRREFIDLLKKMLTLDADKRITPMKTLNHPFVTMTHLLHFPHSSHVKSCFQNMDICKRRCSAFENGKNMFASSSTPSAAANLTVTFSSQLNQHNQMASTGGQSLSLSSNVPLLNYQPGLYQQATINIPGLTQQSVPLQTRPTQLCAQTEPFQQTLIVCPPTIQGLQTTNKPSGYPVRMDSSVPLVAQNQSSQSLHLQPSMLTQGWPAGTQQILIPSTWQQMPGMSIHNPGQAVVPDSPVGAPVPEGQQAAGWRGRHGNQYDGVSQQDSGVNRHAGVQNHSSGAAHARSQQGKRSKGRHAENRARLHSASTVVHSASFPGDQSQPIVISDTPSPAVSIITIHSDSEDEGETKVMAACSGTSQRTNVISCVTVHDSHDSDSSSTSSPLSPETNSQPSKSLAVVVPSVKPQPAENATTKPAAAPDPAVGASAKSKKASAQSSCRTGDSSTDRHQRAASSRAQPLNLSQVQQSVMPSSHSHTGNGGSLRHQPTYPPPVSSHSSYRLQDAALFSSTPNLYTYPASAALASVSQAVDQMQGGRPSGAYSSLALLQKNVGLALSGSAAGQYSNPQPQPFHRSSAAYQRKLNQFPPYL, encoded by the exons ATGTCAGATTGGCGACGGTGTGCTCGTTCAACAAACCCAG ATATGTCCTCGCAGCTCCAGGTGTTCTCCTCCCCCTCTGTTTCCTCCAGTGCCTACTCTCGCCCAAAGAGGCTCAAAGTGGAGAACCCCACTTGGGATGTCTCCAACCGGTTGGCGGACAGCGGCTACTATCAACAGAGCCCTTCGCAGGCAGCTGCCCCCTCCACTTCTGGCTCTAACCTTGACCTGGTGTACAACTCCAATCAGGTCCATCCCCCTACAGCTGGCTCCAGGGAGCAGACGGTGGTGCGAGCTGCAGACAGCACAGGAAGCGTTCGTGGacctgcttcctcctcctcctcttcctcttccaccTCTTCCAGCCGGCACATTAAGGATGCAGGGTCCTCCTCCCAACACTGCGAGCTTTACCAAAAGCAGTACAGCTTGAAGAGGAAGAGTGAGGAGGTGGACAGCAGCGACAGCGTACAGATACTAGAGGAGCTTTCGGCGCCTGTGGCATCGAACCGCACCGGCGGCGGAGGGGGAACCACCACGGCTCAGTCCATAGCTCACTCCACCTCCACCACCAAAAGTAGCAACTCCCACAGCGAGGGCGATTACCAGTTGGTCCAGCATGAGATCCTGTGCTCCATGTCCAACAGCTATGAGGTGCTTGAGTTTCTGGGGCGGGGCACCTTTGGGCAGGTGGCAAAATGCTGGAAGCGGGGCACCAATGAGATAGTGGCCATTAAAATACTGAAGAACCACCCGTCTTATGCACGACAGGGGCAAATAGAG GTGAGCATCCTCAGCAGACTGAGCACAGAGAACGCAGACGAGTTCAACTTTGTCCGCTCGTACGAGTGTTTCCAACACAAGAACCACACGTGCCTGGTGTTCGAGATGCTGGAGCAGAACCTTTACGACTTCCTGAAGCACAGCAAGTTCAGCCCTCTGATGCTGAAGTGCATTAGGCCCATCCTGCAGCAGGTCGCCACAGCACTGATGAAGCTGAAGAGCCTGGGGCTGATCCACGCCGACCTTAAACCAGAGAACATCATGCTGGTTGACCCTCTGAGGCAGCCGTACAGGGTGAAGGTGATCGATTTCGGCTCTGCCAGCCATGTTTCCAAAGCAGTGTGCTCCACCTACCTCCAGTCCAGATATTACAG AGCTCCAGAGATTATTCTAGGTCTCCCTTTCTGTGAAGCGATCGACATGTGGTCTTTGGGGTGCGTCATTGCTGAGCTGTTTCTGGGATGGCCCCTTTATCCCGGTGCATCAGAGTACGACCAG ATCCGGTATATTTCCCAGACTCAGGGTCTCCCAGCAGAGTATCTGCTGAGTGCAGGAACCAAGACGAGCCGTTTTTTCAACCGAGGCCCCGATGCAAGTTACCCTCTCTGGAGACTCAAA ACACCTGCTGAGCATGAGGCAGAGATGGGCATCAAGTCTAAGGAGGcaaggaaatacattttcaattgccTGGATGATATGATGCAg GTGAACATGACCAGCCTGGAGGGCACGGACATCCTGGCGGAGAAGGCCGACAGACGGGAGTtcattgacctgctgaaaaagATGCTTACTCTCGACGCAGACAAGAGGATCACACCCATGAAGACGCTGAACCATCCTTTTGTTACCATGACTCACCTGCTGCACTTTCCCCACAGCTCACA TGTCAAGTCTTGTTTCCAAAACATGGACATATGCAAACGCAGATGCAGCGCATTTGAAAACGGGAAGAACATGTTTGCCAGTAGCAGCACTCCGAGCGCAGCCGCCAACCTAACTGTCACATTCAGCAGTCAGCTTAACCAACACAATCAG ATGGCGTCCACAGGGGGACAGTCTCTGTCCCTCAGCAGCAACGTCCCGCTGCTCAACTATCAGCCGGGTCTCTACCAGCAGGCCACCATCAACATCCCGGGCCTGACCCAGCAGAGCGTTCCTCTGCAGACCCGACCCACGCAGCTCTGCGCCCAGACAGAACCGTTCCAGCAGACACTCATCGTCTGCCCTCCGACCATCCAGG GTCTCCAAACCACCAATAAGCCTTCTGGTTACCCAGTAAGAATGGACAGCTCGGTACCATTGGTCGCTCAGAACCAGTCCTCCCAGTCTCTCCACCTCCAGCCCAGCATGCTGACACAG GGCTGGCCGGCAGGAACGCAGCAGATCCTCATCCCTTCTACCTGGCAGCAGATGCCTGGCATGTCCATCCACAACCCGGGCCAGGCCGTGGTGCCCGACTCGCCCGTAGGCGCTCCGGTGCCTGAAGGCCAACAGGCTGCTGGGTGGAG GGGTCGTCATGGTAACCAGTACGATGGCGTCAGCCAGCAGGACTCTGGCGTCAACCGTCATGCCGGCGTGCAGAACCACAGCTCAGGGGCTGCTCACGCCAGATCTCAGCAGGGCAAGAGGTCAAAGGGCCGACATGCAGAAAACAGAGCCAG GCTGCATTCAGCTTCCACAGTCGTCCACAGCGCTTCTTTCCCCGGTGACCAGTCTCAGCCCATTGTCATCTCTGACACGCCGAGTCCCGCCGTCAGCATCATCACCATCCACAGCGACTCGGAGGACGAGGGCGAGACGAAGGTCATGGCTGCCTG CTCCGGAACGAGCCAGAGAACAAACGTGATTAGCTGTGTGACGGTGCACGACTCCCACGACTCCGACTCTTCCAGCACCAGCAGCCCTCTGAGCCCTGAGACCAACTCCCAGCCCTCCAAGTCTCTGGCCGTCGTCGTGCCCTCTGTGAAGCCTCAGCCTGCTGAGAACGCAACCACCAAGCCAGCAGCAGCCCCAG ATCCTGCAGTCGGAGCCTCCGCCAAGTCCAAGAAGGCGTCGGCTCAGTCGTCATGCCGAACAGGAGATTCCAGCACCGATCGGCATCAGCGCGCAGCATCCAGCAGAGCTCAACCTCTTAACCTCAGTCAG GTGCAGCAGTCCGTGATGCCGTCTTCCCACAGTCACACAGGAAACGGTGGCTCCCTACGCCATCAGCCCACATACCCGCCGCCGGTTTCCTCTCACTCCTCCTACCGCCTTCAAGACGCCGCCCTTTTCAGCTCCACACCGAACCTGTACACCTACCCGGCCTCAGCCGCCCTGGCCTCCGTGTCCCAGGCCGTAGACCAAATGCAGGGCGGCCGGCCGAGCGGCGCCTACTCCTCCCTGGCTCTACTGCAAAAGAACGTGGGTTTGGCGCTCAGTGGGTCTGCAGCCGGACAGTACAGCAACCCTCAACCCCAGCCTTTCCACCGTTCCAGTGCTGCTTACCAGAGAAAGCTTAACCAGTTCCCCCCGTACCTGTGA
- the LOC102236059 gene encoding homeodomain-interacting protein kinase 1-like isoform X1 yields the protein MSDWRRCARSTNPDMSSQLQVFSSPSVSSSAYSRPKRLKVENPTWDVSNRLADSGYYQQSPSQAAAPSTSGSNLDLVYNSNQVHPPTAGSREQTVVRAADSTGSVRGPASSSSSSSSTSSSRHIKDAGSSSQHCELYQKQYSLKRKSEEVDSSDSVQILEELSAPVASNRTGGGGGTTTAQSIAHSTSTTKSSNSHSEGDYQLVQHEILCSMSNSYEVLEFLGRGTFGQVAKCWKRGTNEIVAIKILKNHPSYARQGQIEVSILSRLSTENADEFNFVRSYECFQHKNHTCLVFEMLEQNLYDFLKHSKFSPLMLKCIRPILQQVATALMKLKSLGLIHADLKPENIMLVDPLRQPYRVKVIDFGSASHVSKAVCSTYLQSRYYRAPEIILGLPFCEAIDMWSLGCVIAELFLGWPLYPGASEYDQIRYISQTQGLPAEYLLSAGTKTSRFFNRGPDASYPLWRLKTPAEHEAEMGIKSKEARKYIFNCLDDMMQVNMTSLEGTDILAEKADRREFIDLLKKMLTLDADKRITPMKTLNHPFVTMTHLLHFPHSSHVKSCFQNMDICKRRCSAFENGKNMFASSSTPSAAANLTVTFSSQLNQHNQMASTGGQSLSLSSNVPLLNYQPGLYQQATINIPGLTQQSVPLQTRPTQLCAQTEPFQQTLIVCPPTIQGLQTTNKPSGYPVRMDSSVPLVAQNQSSQSLHLQPSMLTQQGWPAGTQQILIPSTWQQMPGMSIHNPGQAVVPDSPVGAPVPEGQQAAGWRGRHGNQYDGVSQQDSGVNRHAGVQNHSSGAAHARSQQGKRSKGRHAENRARLHSASTVVHSASFPGDQSQPIVISDTPSPAVSIITIHSDSEDEGETKVMAACSGTSQRTNVISCVTVHDSHDSDSSSTSSPLSPETNSQPSKSLAVVVPSVKPQPAENATTKPAAAPDPAVGASAKSKKASAQSSCRTGDSSTDRHQRAASSRAQPLNLSQVQQSVMPSSHSHTGNGGSLRHQPTYPPPVSSHSSYRLQDAALFSSTPNLYTYPASAALASVSQAVDQMQGGRPSGAYSSLALLQKNVGLALSGSAAGQYSNPQPQPFHRSSAAYQRKLNQFPPYL from the exons ATGTCAGATTGGCGACGGTGTGCTCGTTCAACAAACCCAG ATATGTCCTCGCAGCTCCAGGTGTTCTCCTCCCCCTCTGTTTCCTCCAGTGCCTACTCTCGCCCAAAGAGGCTCAAAGTGGAGAACCCCACTTGGGATGTCTCCAACCGGTTGGCGGACAGCGGCTACTATCAACAGAGCCCTTCGCAGGCAGCTGCCCCCTCCACTTCTGGCTCTAACCTTGACCTGGTGTACAACTCCAATCAGGTCCATCCCCCTACAGCTGGCTCCAGGGAGCAGACGGTGGTGCGAGCTGCAGACAGCACAGGAAGCGTTCGTGGacctgcttcctcctcctcctcttcctcttccaccTCTTCCAGCCGGCACATTAAGGATGCAGGGTCCTCCTCCCAACACTGCGAGCTTTACCAAAAGCAGTACAGCTTGAAGAGGAAGAGTGAGGAGGTGGACAGCAGCGACAGCGTACAGATACTAGAGGAGCTTTCGGCGCCTGTGGCATCGAACCGCACCGGCGGCGGAGGGGGAACCACCACGGCTCAGTCCATAGCTCACTCCACCTCCACCACCAAAAGTAGCAACTCCCACAGCGAGGGCGATTACCAGTTGGTCCAGCATGAGATCCTGTGCTCCATGTCCAACAGCTATGAGGTGCTTGAGTTTCTGGGGCGGGGCACCTTTGGGCAGGTGGCAAAATGCTGGAAGCGGGGCACCAATGAGATAGTGGCCATTAAAATACTGAAGAACCACCCGTCTTATGCACGACAGGGGCAAATAGAG GTGAGCATCCTCAGCAGACTGAGCACAGAGAACGCAGACGAGTTCAACTTTGTCCGCTCGTACGAGTGTTTCCAACACAAGAACCACACGTGCCTGGTGTTCGAGATGCTGGAGCAGAACCTTTACGACTTCCTGAAGCACAGCAAGTTCAGCCCTCTGATGCTGAAGTGCATTAGGCCCATCCTGCAGCAGGTCGCCACAGCACTGATGAAGCTGAAGAGCCTGGGGCTGATCCACGCCGACCTTAAACCAGAGAACATCATGCTGGTTGACCCTCTGAGGCAGCCGTACAGGGTGAAGGTGATCGATTTCGGCTCTGCCAGCCATGTTTCCAAAGCAGTGTGCTCCACCTACCTCCAGTCCAGATATTACAG AGCTCCAGAGATTATTCTAGGTCTCCCTTTCTGTGAAGCGATCGACATGTGGTCTTTGGGGTGCGTCATTGCTGAGCTGTTTCTGGGATGGCCCCTTTATCCCGGTGCATCAGAGTACGACCAG ATCCGGTATATTTCCCAGACTCAGGGTCTCCCAGCAGAGTATCTGCTGAGTGCAGGAACCAAGACGAGCCGTTTTTTCAACCGAGGCCCCGATGCAAGTTACCCTCTCTGGAGACTCAAA ACACCTGCTGAGCATGAGGCAGAGATGGGCATCAAGTCTAAGGAGGcaaggaaatacattttcaattgccTGGATGATATGATGCAg GTGAACATGACCAGCCTGGAGGGCACGGACATCCTGGCGGAGAAGGCCGACAGACGGGAGTtcattgacctgctgaaaaagATGCTTACTCTCGACGCAGACAAGAGGATCACACCCATGAAGACGCTGAACCATCCTTTTGTTACCATGACTCACCTGCTGCACTTTCCCCACAGCTCACA TGTCAAGTCTTGTTTCCAAAACATGGACATATGCAAACGCAGATGCAGCGCATTTGAAAACGGGAAGAACATGTTTGCCAGTAGCAGCACTCCGAGCGCAGCCGCCAACCTAACTGTCACATTCAGCAGTCAGCTTAACCAACACAATCAG ATGGCGTCCACAGGGGGACAGTCTCTGTCCCTCAGCAGCAACGTCCCGCTGCTCAACTATCAGCCGGGTCTCTACCAGCAGGCCACCATCAACATCCCGGGCCTGACCCAGCAGAGCGTTCCTCTGCAGACCCGACCCACGCAGCTCTGCGCCCAGACAGAACCGTTCCAGCAGACACTCATCGTCTGCCCTCCGACCATCCAGG GTCTCCAAACCACCAATAAGCCTTCTGGTTACCCAGTAAGAATGGACAGCTCGGTACCATTGGTCGCTCAGAACCAGTCCTCCCAGTCTCTCCACCTCCAGCCCAGCATGCTGACACAG CAGGGCTGGCCGGCAGGAACGCAGCAGATCCTCATCCCTTCTACCTGGCAGCAGATGCCTGGCATGTCCATCCACAACCCGGGCCAGGCCGTGGTGCCCGACTCGCCCGTAGGCGCTCCGGTGCCTGAAGGCCAACAGGCTGCTGGGTGGAG GGGTCGTCATGGTAACCAGTACGATGGCGTCAGCCAGCAGGACTCTGGCGTCAACCGTCATGCCGGCGTGCAGAACCACAGCTCAGGGGCTGCTCACGCCAGATCTCAGCAGGGCAAGAGGTCAAAGGGCCGACATGCAGAAAACAGAGCCAG GCTGCATTCAGCTTCCACAGTCGTCCACAGCGCTTCTTTCCCCGGTGACCAGTCTCAGCCCATTGTCATCTCTGACACGCCGAGTCCCGCCGTCAGCATCATCACCATCCACAGCGACTCGGAGGACGAGGGCGAGACGAAGGTCATGGCTGCCTG CTCCGGAACGAGCCAGAGAACAAACGTGATTAGCTGTGTGACGGTGCACGACTCCCACGACTCCGACTCTTCCAGCACCAGCAGCCCTCTGAGCCCTGAGACCAACTCCCAGCCCTCCAAGTCTCTGGCCGTCGTCGTGCCCTCTGTGAAGCCTCAGCCTGCTGAGAACGCAACCACCAAGCCAGCAGCAGCCCCAG ATCCTGCAGTCGGAGCCTCCGCCAAGTCCAAGAAGGCGTCGGCTCAGTCGTCATGCCGAACAGGAGATTCCAGCACCGATCGGCATCAGCGCGCAGCATCCAGCAGAGCTCAACCTCTTAACCTCAGTCAG GTGCAGCAGTCCGTGATGCCGTCTTCCCACAGTCACACAGGAAACGGTGGCTCCCTACGCCATCAGCCCACATACCCGCCGCCGGTTTCCTCTCACTCCTCCTACCGCCTTCAAGACGCCGCCCTTTTCAGCTCCACACCGAACCTGTACACCTACCCGGCCTCAGCCGCCCTGGCCTCCGTGTCCCAGGCCGTAGACCAAATGCAGGGCGGCCGGCCGAGCGGCGCCTACTCCTCCCTGGCTCTACTGCAAAAGAACGTGGGTTTGGCGCTCAGTGGGTCTGCAGCCGGACAGTACAGCAACCCTCAACCCCAGCCTTTCCACCGTTCCAGTGCTGCTTACCAGAGAAAGCTTAACCAGTTCCCCCCGTACCTGTGA